A window of Immundisolibacter sp. contains these coding sequences:
- a CDS encoding 2Fe-2S iron-sulfur cluster-binding protein, which produces MSKAFSIRVQQSGAEYSCADDDTVLRSGLRAGVGLSYECNVGSCGTCKFELIEGEVHNLWEEAPGLNPRDRQRGRMLGCQCVPLGDCLIKPMIIDESFVPTDPPRRFSGELIAVRDLTHDIREFTVKDSQAAGFRPGQYALLYLPGVAGPRAYSMSNIRNADGLWDFIIRKVPNGAGTGALFDLQVGEQVQVDGPYGLAYLRTEVRRTVVCIGGGSGLAPMLSIARGMVADPSMDGVKLKFFYGARGPRDLCGEAELQALAGFGDRIEFLPALSDAQEAAAGGWTGDVGFIHEQVKARIPTDQLQECEFYTCGPPVMINAVMQMLGGELKVPPDRIHYDSFV; this is translated from the coding sequence ATGAGCAAGGCGTTTTCCATCCGTGTGCAGCAGTCCGGCGCCGAGTATTCCTGCGCCGACGACGACACCGTGCTGCGTTCGGGACTGCGGGCCGGCGTTGGCCTGTCCTACGAATGTAACGTCGGTAGCTGCGGCACCTGCAAGTTCGAGCTGATAGAGGGCGAGGTGCATAACCTATGGGAGGAAGCGCCGGGTCTTAATCCGCGTGATCGCCAGCGCGGGCGGATGCTGGGTTGCCAGTGCGTGCCGCTGGGCGATTGCCTGATCAAGCCCATGATCATCGACGAAAGCTTTGTCCCCACCGACCCGCCACGGCGGTTTTCCGGCGAGTTGATCGCGGTGCGCGATCTGACGCACGACATTCGGGAATTCACCGTCAAGGACAGCCAGGCCGCCGGTTTTCGTCCCGGGCAGTACGCCTTGTTATATCTGCCGGGGGTGGCCGGGCCGCGTGCTTATTCGATGTCCAATATCCGCAACGCGGATGGGCTGTGGGACTTCATCATCCGCAAGGTCCCCAACGGCGCCGGCACTGGCGCGCTGTTTGACCTGCAGGTGGGCGAGCAGGTACAGGTCGACGGCCCCTACGGGCTCGCCTACCTGCGCACCGAGGTCAGGCGCACGGTGGTGTGCATCGGCGGCGGGTCCGGTCTGGCGCCGATGCTGTCGATTGCCCGTGGCATGGTGGCGGACCCAAGCATGGACGGCGTGAAGCTGAAATTCTTTTATGGCGCCCGCGGTCCGCGTGATCTGTGCGGTGAGGCGGAGTTGCAGGCCCTGGCGGGGTTTGGCGATCGCATCGAGTTCCTGCCGGCGCTATCGGATGCCCAGGAGGCCGCCGCGGGTGGCTGGACCGGCGACGTCGGATTCATTCATGAACAGGTCAAGGCACGCATCCCGACCGACCAGTTGCAGGAGTGCGAGTTTTATACCTGCGGTCCACCGGTGATGATCAACGCCGTCATGCAGATGCTGGGCGGCGAGTTGAAGGTTCCGCCAGACCGCATCCATTACGACAGCTTTGTGTAA
- a CDS encoding VOC family protein yields MTLPLGKFERFGMVVADLEPAMTAFARIFGIRQFDLCELSGRRAALGGFGSLRLELLEGTPGTDVCGEFFGRRGQGMSHAVFLPDEDDHTVLLERAEALDVAVEADKDRLTFATRGQLGGLALVAQLTPEVFTDRRRFSYSALLPPQKLYHFGAVVRDRETAIAAYQRLLGIDDFLRMELHTGQGLMAWLDGKQVEHHAQTAFGRIGNFACELMQPGEGDGMYQRFLAAHGEGPQHYFPTILTPADFAAVRAGCAAAGLNVRFEGAFGDAMRYYYLDSAPLFGMCIEIIVAQRPDWWQSLGMSAQDAWRVGLNV; encoded by the coding sequence AATATTCGGCATCCGCCAGTTCGATTTGTGCGAACTTTCCGGCCGACGGGCGGCCCTGGGAGGCTTCGGCAGCCTGCGCCTGGAGCTGCTTGAGGGTACGCCCGGAACGGATGTCTGCGGCGAGTTCTTCGGGCGCCGCGGCCAGGGCATGAGCCATGCGGTTTTCCTGCCGGACGAGGACGACCACACCGTACTGCTGGAACGTGCCGAAGCGCTCGATGTGGCGGTCGAGGCCGACAAGGATCGCCTCACCTTCGCGACACGCGGCCAGCTTGGCGGACTCGCGCTGGTGGCGCAGCTCACACCTGAAGTGTTTACCGACCGGCGTCGGTTCTCCTACTCGGCGCTGCTGCCACCGCAGAAGCTCTACCATTTCGGTGCCGTGGTGCGCGACCGCGAAACCGCGATAGCCGCTTATCAGCGCCTGCTGGGCATCGACGATTTCCTGCGCATGGAATTGCACACCGGCCAGGGCCTGATGGCATGGCTGGATGGAAAGCAGGTGGAGCATCACGCGCAGACCGCATTCGGGCGCATCGGCAACTTTGCCTGCGAGCTGATGCAGCCCGGCGAAGGCGATGGCATGTATCAACGCTTCCTGGCCGCCCATGGCGAGGGTCCGCAACATTACTTCCCGACCATCCTCACGCCGGCCGACTTTGCCGCGGTGCGGGCCGGGTGTGCGGCGGCTGGGCTGAATGTCCGCTTCGAGGGCGCCTTCGGCGACGCCATGCGCTACTACTATCTGGACAGCGCGCCCTTGTTTGGCATGTGCATCGAGATCATCGTTGCGCAGCGACCGGACTGGTGGCAGTCGCTTGGCATGAGCGCGCAGGACGCCTGGCGCGTGGGCCTGAACGTGTGA